Genomic DNA from Fimbriimonas ginsengisoli Gsoil 348:
TCCCGCCAGCTTCTCCTGCATCTGGCCGTACATGGAGTCGCGGCGGGCTCGGATCTTATCGCTGGTTTGAACTAGCGGCTTATAAAAATGGCGGAAGCTGAGAATGTAAACCGGGGCCACCCCGAGGCTGAGCAAAGCCATCACCGGATTGATGCTGAACAGCACCACGATGACGAGGACGAGCTGCACGAAGTCGCCCATCATCGTGGTCAAATTGCCGGTGATGAGCTGCTGGACCGACGTCGCGTCGTTGATCACGTTGCTGACCAGCTTGCCGGTTTGGTTCTTCTCGAAGTACGCGATCGGCAACGATTGCATGTGCGCCAGCATCCGCTCGCGGATGTGCAGCAAGAACCGCTGCCCGAGCGAAGACATCGATACCGCAAGCGCATAAGCGAGGAGCGCCTGAGCGCCGGCCAGCGAGACGATCATCACCAAATACAGGACGGTATTGATATGCTCGCCGCGCTGCAAACGGTTGACGATGTCACCCAGCACGAACGGAGGGAGAAACCCGAAGACGCTCTGCGCGATGGTGAGGAAAACGCAAAGCGCCATGGAGCGCCGGAACGGTTTCAGTTCCGGGAGCAGCCGGCGAAGCGGGTTAGGTCCCTGCCCGCCGGCCCCACGTTCTTCCGGCTCTTCGGAGCGTGCCATGGAGATTTGGGGAGTTTACGTAAATGAGACGACGCTCATGGGCGAAAAGACCCTTCGTTTTCCGTGGCACGGGCTTCCAGCCCGTGTGTATCACGACCATCCTGGTCGTGTGAACGTAGCATCGGCTCTCAGCCGATGAACCCCCACAACCATCCTTAGTCCTGTGAAAGGGCCAAGGGCTGGAAGCCCTTGGGACCCACTGGCAAGATGCCAGTGCCACGGTATTACCTTTCCGACAAAAACCGGTAGCTCGAATCCAAACAGTCGAACGGGTCGCGGCGGCAGATGTCCTGCTCCACCGCGTGCCACTCCACGCCGGCCTCGTTGGCGGCGGAGAGGATGGCGTCCCAATTGAGGTTCCCTTCCCCTACCGGGGCCATGACGCCTCCCTCCTTCGGAACCACTTCCATGTCCTTCACGTGAATCACCGGTACGCGGCCCGCGAGGCGGCGCAAAAGCGCCGCGGGATCGGCCCCCGCATGAGCCACCCAGTAGGTGTCCACTTCCAGCATCAAATCGGGCGCTCCCTCCTCGATCAGAATCTCGTAACAGGGTCGGCCGGTTTCAGGATCGCGGATGAATTCATGCGAGTGGTTGTGATAGCCGAAGCGGATTCCCGCCTCTTTGAGCCCGGCGATCACCGGTTGTGCGTCTTTGAGAAACCGGCGATAGGCGTCGGCATCTTGGCCGTAGTCCCAGATGCCTCCGATCGCGACGTAGTCGCAGCCCAGCGTCTTGTGGAACTCGATCTCCTCGTCGAGGTTATCCACCAAACGATTCCACGGCCGGTGGGTGGCGCAGCAGACGAGGCCGTTCTCGTCCAATAGTTCGCGTGCTCGGGCCGCATTCACCGTCGGCGCGTCCCCGTTCATGCAACCGATCGCCGAAAGCTGGACCCCCTCGTAGCCGATGCCGTGGCACATCCGCAGGACGTCCGCGAACCCCTCTTCCGTGCCCGTAAAGTCCCGTACCGTATAAAGCTGCGCCGCCAGCCGTGCCATCAGCCCACGTTACCCGTAGCGTCGGCGTCCCGCCGATGATTCCCCAGTTGAAGGGTTGTACGAAGGCTGTGCCAAATTAAACGATGCGCGAAAGAAAACTCATCTCCAGCGGCTCGAGGTTTGAGAGGGAGATCGGATACTCCCGCGCGGTGGTCGACGGCCGATGGGTTTTCGTCTCCGGAACCACCGGATTCGACTACGCCACGATGACGCTCGCGTCCAGCGTCGTGGAGCAGACAGAGCAGTGCTTCAAGAACATCGAAGCCGCTCTAGCCGAGGCCGGGGCCACGCTAGCGGACGTCGTGCGGGTGCACTACATCCTGCCCGATCCGTCCGAGTTCGAAGCCTGCTGGCCGGTTCTCAACCGTTATTTCGGCGAGGTCCGCCCCGCCGCCACGATGTTCTCCGCCAACCTACTCGACTCCAGGATGAGGATCGAAATCGAGGTCACGGCACTGAAGCGGGGGAGTTAGCCGTTGGCGGTTGGCAGTTCGGAAGGGAAGGCTGATCGAGATAGGATTGGCGATCCCTCCCGACGCGCCGTCGGGCAGGGTCCGCCCATCGGTCGGGCAATCCCCTTGCCGCTCTTGGATGGGAAGCCCCGCAGGAACGGGACCCTCCAGAGCGCGCGTCGGGAGGGATCGTTCGGGTTCACCGGCGGGGAGCCGATGCTACGGATCACGTCCGCCGAGTAACCTGTCTCCTTATGACGATCTTCCTCGCGACGTGGCGAGAACCTGGACAGACGGCGGTGGAAACCGCTTGGCAAGCCCACCAAAAGGGGGGCGACCTGCGAACGTGCCTCGAAGAAGGGCTGGCGGCGTGCGAGCTCGACCCTAAGTACCTTGCCATCGGCCTCGGGTCGCTCGCCAACGCGGATGGCGAGCTGGAACTGGACGCCGCGATGATGGACGGCGCCGACCTCTCCGCGGGCGCAGTCTGCGCAGTTCAAAACATCTGCCCAGTGATCTCGGTAGCAAGGAAGGTGCTCGAAGACACCCCGCACGTGATGCTGGCCGGCGACCAAGCCAAGAGATTCGCGATGGAAAAGGGATTCAAACCCCAGAACTTGATGACCGAGGAAGCGGTGCGGCAATACGATGCATGGCGAGCGGGCAAGATCGGTTTTCAGTACATCCACACCACCGACGAGCACAAGCACGGCGACACCGTAACGATGCTCGGATGGCAAGACGGACACATGGTGTCGGCAAGTGCCACGAGCGGCCTCGCATGGAAGCTTCCGGGCCGCGTGGGTGACTCTCCCATCATCGGAGCCGGAATCTATGCCGACGACGAAGCCGGCGCGGCGGGTGCAACCGGCCTCGGAGAGGAGCTCTGGAAGGCGTGCGCGTCGTTCCGCACCGTCGAAGGGATGCGTCGCGGCCTGACCGCCCAGGAAGCCTGCGACGACACAATTAAGCAAATGATGCGCCGGCAACCCGCCAGCCTCGAGATTCCATGTGTCGTCCTTGCCATTAGCAAAGAAGGTGACTTCGGCGCCGCCACCACCGAAGGCGTATTCCACCTCTGGAACTGCGTGGACGGGGAAGTTTCGGTACGAGAGGTAACCGCCCCGGGTCAATAGCAATTTATGGCCAAACTGATCGGAACCGCCGGACACGTCGACCACGGTAAGACCACGCTGATCAAGGCACTGACCGGCATCGACGCCGACCGCCTTCCCGAGGAAAAGGAGCGCGGAATGACGATCGACGTCGGTTTCGCTTACCTCGATCTACCGGAGGTCGGGCGAGTCTCGATCGTGGACGTACCCGGGCACGAACGGTTCTTGACCAACATGCTGGTCGGCGCGCTCGGCATCGACGTGGCCCTCCTCTGTGTTTCGGCGGACGAAGCCGTGATGCCGCAAAGCCGTGAGCACCTCCAGATCCTGGAGCTTCTGCCGGTCGAGCACTTGGTCGTCGCGATGACCCGAGCCGACCTCGCCGACCCAGAAACCCGCGAACTGGCCCAAGCCGAGATCGAGGAGCTTGTCGCCGGATCTCGCTTCGGAAAAGCCCCCATCGTCCCCGTCTCCGCCTTCACCGGCGAAGGTCTGGAGGAACTTAAATCGGAGTTGGTTGGCGCGCTAAACGCGCCGAGCGCCAAACGCCCTAACGCCTCAGCCCCCTGGTACCTCCCCATCGACCGCGCCTTTAGCGCCAAGGGGCATGGAGTAGTAGTGACCGGCACGCTGGCTCAAGGGCGGGTCTCCGTCGGTGACCGAGCATATCTAGAGCCCGGACATTGGGAAGTTCGCGTCCGTGGAATCCAAACCCATGGCGAGGCCGAGGATTCCAGCGAACGGGGCCAACGCACCGGGCTTAATCTCTCCGGCGTCAAGTTGGAAGACGTCCGCCGAGGCATGACCCTCGGGGCTCCCGGCGCCGTTTTTGAGACGTCGATGCTCGACGCTCGTGTGCAATGGATTAAGCCGCC
This window encodes:
- a CDS encoding sugar phosphate isomerase/epimerase family protein, giving the protein MARLAAQLYTVRDFTGTEEGFADVLRMCHGIGYEGVQLSAIGCMNGDAPTVNAARARELLDENGLVCCATHRPWNRLVDNLDEEIEFHKTLGCDYVAIGGIWDYGQDADAYRRFLKDAQPVIAGLKEAGIRFGYHNHSHEFIRDPETGRPCYEILIEEGAPDLMLEVDTYWVAHAGADPAALLRRLAGRVPVIHVKDMEVVPKEGGVMAPVGEGNLNWDAILSAANEAGVEWHAVEQDICRRDPFDCLDSSYRFLSER
- a CDS encoding RidA family protein, with translation MRERKLISSGSRFEREIGYSRAVVDGRWVFVSGTTGFDYATMTLASSVVEQTEQCFKNIEAALAEAGATLADVVRVHYILPDPSEFEACWPVLNRYFGEVRPAATMFSANLLDSRMRIEIEVTALKRGS
- a CDS encoding N(4)-(beta-N-acetylglucosaminyl)-L-asparaginase, with the translated sequence MTIFLATWREPGQTAVETAWQAHQKGGDLRTCLEEGLAACELDPKYLAIGLGSLANADGELELDAAMMDGADLSAGAVCAVQNICPVISVARKVLEDTPHVMLAGDQAKRFAMEKGFKPQNLMTEEAVRQYDAWRAGKIGFQYIHTTDEHKHGDTVTMLGWQDGHMVSASATSGLAWKLPGRVGDSPIIGAGIYADDEAGAAGATGLGEELWKACASFRTVEGMRRGLTAQEACDDTIKQMMRRQPASLEIPCVVLAISKEGDFGAATTEGVFHLWNCVDGEVSVREVTAPGQ